A stretch of Microscilla marina ATCC 23134 DNA encodes these proteins:
- a CDS encoding DUF2911 domain-containing protein, whose amino-acid sequence MKNHLRLLFSAIFFLSVTTLAIAQPKLPAPSPGAEVMQTVGLTDVKVVYSSPAVKGRTIWGGLEKYGKVWRAGANTPTKISFSNDVKINGKNIKKGDYVLMLDLKDANNWEWMLATKGSAFGFKEADVLVRTKATVTKGLRNRERLTYYISAGTNGKGTVNLRWEKIEASFSFTSDIKGPLMASVKKFAGQANWFNLGNTGYQVVLNSDKEKDLKLAKGMIDASVAMGGENMINTWWKAELMAKMGKKKEAYTLGKKVKELYAKEKRNGWKNFYKNTIDPSLSKGMKAWK is encoded by the coding sequence ATGAAGAATCACCTACGCTTATTGTTTTCAGCGATTTTCTTTTTGTCTGTCACTACATTGGCCATTGCTCAACCCAAACTACCTGCGCCTAGCCCTGGTGCTGAAGTAATGCAAACTGTAGGCTTGACCGATGTAAAAGTTGTATACTCTTCTCCGGCAGTAAAAGGACGTACTATTTGGGGAGGACTCGAAAAATATGGCAAAGTATGGCGTGCTGGTGCTAATACTCCTACAAAGATTTCTTTTAGCAATGATGTGAAAATCAACGGTAAAAATATTAAAAAAGGAGACTATGTGTTAATGCTCGACCTCAAAGACGCAAATAATTGGGAGTGGATGCTGGCTACTAAAGGAAGTGCCTTTGGTTTTAAGGAAGCCGATGTATTAGTAAGAACTAAAGCTACTGTCACTAAAGGTTTACGCAACAGAGAGCGTTTGACTTATTATATTTCTGCTGGTACCAACGGTAAAGGTACTGTGAATCTTCGCTGGGAAAAAATAGAAGCTTCTTTCTCTTTTACAAGCGACATAAAAGGACCTTTGATGGCAAGTGTAAAGAAATTTGCTGGTCAGGCAAACTGGTTCAATTTAGGGAATACTGGTTACCAAGTGGTGTTAAACTCTGACAAAGAAAAAGACCTGAAACTAGCCAAAGGTATGATTGATGCTTCGGTAGCTATGGGCGGCGAAAATATGATCAACACCTGGTGGAAGGCCGAATTGATGGCTAAAATGGGCAAGAAAAAAGAAGCTTATACACTAGGTAAAAAGGTAAAAGAGCTATACGCCAAGGAAAAACGCAATGGTTGGAAAAACTTCTACAAAAACACCATTGATCCAAGTCTTTCTAAAGGAATGAAAGCGTGGAAATAA